A DNA window from Paenibacillus sp. HWE-109 contains the following coding sequences:
- a CDS encoding glycosyl hydrolase family 95 catalytic domain-containing protein, whose product MNRTRRKLNCLALFIFLLLVSFFGGSNASASETSTENIYECESVASKASGGTLANYPDLNSSAGAWRMLSTSTVGAYVEYTVNVPAPGPYTVFVKNKKVDSRGIYQLSVDGVNQGGTVDLYASTPLYTEVNHGTVNFASGGNKTFRFTVTGKNSSSLGYTLGLDAIRLVNQRQSQRLWYTAPAANWETEALPIGNGKLGGMVFGGTGADRVQINEATIFSGKKVQTTPANYTEFSQIKTALNNNDFASAKTHFNNWLSNVPTDYGPEDFGEYQSLGDINLTFAGHESGTSNYVRELNLNTGMAKVSYEKDGKTFTREYFSSYPDNVMVIRLTSSAPQSITTQVSMASAQYNIVQSSSGNNTLIVDGKNNTGALSFQTRIKVLPSGGSQSLTSNVASVTNADSVTILMSTSTTYTNNWLNYAGNTDYAADVTNAVYNAGNKTYEQLKSTHTSDYKSLFDRVSLDFKGASMDAVPTDTRLTNYKNGSADPGLESLLFQYGRYLLISSSRQGGQPANLQGIWNNSNNPKWGSMYCFNINFNMNYWPAQVANLTETHMPMIDLIDSLRPSGRETAKNYFNISTGWFAAKKTDVWGFTMPYRPADSGLFMGGSGWLAQDVWEYYSFTRDTNYLATKGYPILKEAAQFYLHFLTPSGNFLISTPSTSPENSFKYNGASYQMSAGTEVDHRIIEELFNNTITASTILGVDDTFRSQLQTAVAKIPQPQIGSLGQIKEWYQGDFIEADPTHRHISQLYGLFPGNTISPLTTPALANAAKVSLNRRGDLSTGWSMAWKINAWANLLDGQRAYTLLNMQLKNLIYKNLFDTHPPFQIDGNFGFTAGIAEMLLQSTYAKQIHLLPAMPSNWPNGSVKGLKARGNFTVDMDWTSGSLTKAVIKGSPNETGTIRYGTSVIPFTLDSSGVYTYIP is encoded by the coding sequence ATGAATCGCACCAGAAGGAAACTGAACTGCCTGGCTTTGTTTATCTTCCTGTTGCTTGTTTCTTTTTTTGGCGGAAGTAATGCAAGCGCTTCCGAGACGTCAACAGAAAATATCTATGAATGTGAAAGCGTTGCCAGTAAGGCATCAGGCGGTACGCTGGCAAATTATCCGGATTTGAACAGCAGTGCCGGCGCTTGGCGTATGCTTTCAACATCTACCGTCGGCGCTTACGTCGAATACACGGTGAATGTCCCAGCTCCAGGTCCATACACCGTATTTGTAAAAAACAAAAAGGTAGACTCAAGAGGTATTTACCAGTTATCCGTCGATGGCGTCAACCAGGGCGGTACAGTGGATCTTTATGCAAGTACTCCACTATATACGGAAGTTAACCATGGTACAGTCAACTTTGCCTCTGGTGGAAATAAAACATTTAGATTTACGGTAACCGGTAAGAATTCCAGCAGTTTAGGGTATACGCTTGGCTTGGACGCTATAAGGCTGGTGAACCAACGCCAATCACAGCGCCTATGGTATACCGCACCTGCTGCTAACTGGGAAACAGAAGCACTCCCGATAGGTAACGGCAAGCTTGGAGGAATGGTTTTTGGCGGCACCGGCGCTGACAGAGTTCAGATTAATGAAGCAACCATCTTTAGCGGGAAAAAGGTACAGACTACACCAGCCAACTACACCGAATTTTCACAGATAAAGACGGCCCTGAACAACAATGATTTTGCTTCTGCAAAAACTCATTTTAATAATTGGCTTAGTAATGTGCCTACGGATTATGGGCCTGAGGATTTTGGAGAATACCAGAGCCTTGGCGATATCAATCTGACATTCGCAGGACATGAATCTGGTACAAGCAATTATGTCCGTGAATTAAACCTTAATACTGGAATGGCCAAGGTTTCGTATGAAAAGGACGGTAAAACTTTTACCAGGGAGTATTTTTCCAGCTATCCCGACAATGTGATGGTCATAAGGCTCACCAGCAGTGCCCCGCAGTCCATTACAACCCAGGTGTCCATGGCTAGTGCCCAATATAATATCGTGCAATCTTCAAGCGGAAACAATACGTTGATTGTCGATGGAAAAAACAATACAGGCGCGCTTAGCTTCCAGACCAGGATCAAGGTATTGCCGAGCGGCGGTTCCCAGTCCCTAACCTCCAATGTTGCGAGTGTGACCAATGCGGACAGCGTTACAATACTCATGTCCACTTCTACCACATACACCAATAATTGGCTTAACTATGCCGGAAATACGGATTATGCAGCGGATGTAACAAATGCCGTATATAACGCCGGAAATAAGACATATGAACAGCTCAAGTCAACACATACCTCGGATTATAAAAGTCTTTTCGACAGGGTCAGCCTTGATTTTAAAGGGGCCAGTATGGACGCCGTCCCTACCGACACACGTTTGACCAATTATAAGAACGGCTCTGCTGATCCAGGGCTGGAAAGTTTGTTATTCCAGTATGGACGTTACCTTCTGATCAGTAGTTCCAGACAAGGCGGCCAGCCTGCCAACCTTCAGGGAATATGGAACAACAGCAATAATCCGAAATGGGGTAGCATGTATTGTTTCAATATCAACTTTAACATGAATTACTGGCCTGCACAGGTTGCCAATCTGACCGAAACCCATATGCCAATGATCGATCTCATTGACAGTTTGAGACCCAGTGGCAGGGAAACGGCCAAAAATTATTTTAATATCTCGACAGGCTGGTTTGCAGCAAAGAAGACAGACGTTTGGGGCTTCACAATGCCTTACAGGCCGGCTGATAGCGGGCTTTTCATGGGTGGTTCCGGATGGCTTGCCCAGGATGTATGGGAATACTACAGCTTCACAAGGGATACCAACTACCTGGCAACCAAAGGATATCCGATTTTGAAGGAAGCAGCACAATTTTATCTTCATTTCCTTACGCCATCGGGCAACTTTTTAATCTCAACGCCTTCAACATCTCCTGAGAATTCATTTAAATATAACGGTGCTTCCTATCAGATGTCTGCAGGTACGGAGGTGGACCACCGGATCATTGAAGAACTTTTCAATAATACGATAACGGCAAGTACGATCCTTGGTGTGGATGACACGTTTAGATCTCAGCTTCAAACCGCTGTTGCTAAAATCCCGCAGCCGCAAATTGGCAGCTTAGGGCAAATCAAGGAGTGGTATCAGGGTGATTTTATAGAGGCAGACCCAACCCACAGGCATATTTCCCAGTTGTACGGCCTATTCCCCGGCAATACGATTTCACCGCTTACAACTCCGGCATTGGCAAATGCAGCTAAAGTATCCCTCAATAGACGCGGGGATTTAAGCACTGGCTGGAGTATGGCGTGGAAGATAAACGCTTGGGCTAACCTTCTGGATGGACAACGTGCCTATACGCTTCTAAACATGCAGCTTAAAAATCTGATATATAAAAATTTATTTGACACTCATCCGCCTTTCCAGATTGACGGTAATTTCGGCTTTACCGCAGGTATTGCTGAAATGCTCCTTCAAAGCACTTACGCTAAGCAAATACATCTTTTACCGGCAATGCCGTCAAATTGGCCCAATGGCAGTGTGAAAGGACTCAAAGCCAGAGGAAATTTCACTGTTGATATGGACTGGACTAGCGGGAGCCTCACGAAAGCTGTAATTAAGGGTTCTCCAAACGAAACAGGAACTATAAGGTATGGAACGTCGGTTATCCCATTTACTTTGGATAGCAGCGGTGTTTATACCTATATACCATAA
- a CDS encoding carbohydrate ABC transporter permease produces the protein MNLKEKTRENVAGYLFIFPNLLGFGFFILFPLLFSMILVFTDWNYLQGLKGLVFVGLDNIERLIHDKNVFLSLKHNVVFSVITVSVAIAIGLALAAILNNYVYLKTWIRTLIFLPYMSSLVAISVVWRVLFNSSEGPINALLRVVGISDPPGWLASPDYALMAIMIMTIWTYVGYAMILYMAGLQGISRELYEAASIDGASPFNQFTAITIKMLKPTTFLIAITLINSSLQVFAAVQVMTNGGPLQSTMVMSLYIYSQAFELNQMSYSATVSWLLFLVIFLVTLVQWRTQKKWQDQY, from the coding sequence ATGAATTTGAAAGAGAAGACGAGAGAAAATGTGGCCGGGTATTTATTTATCTTCCCCAATCTGCTTGGTTTCGGTTTCTTTATTTTGTTTCCTTTGCTGTTTAGTATGATTCTGGTTTTCACGGATTGGAACTATTTGCAAGGACTAAAGGGGCTGGTGTTTGTTGGATTGGATAACATCGAGAGGCTAATTCACGATAAGAACGTGTTCCTCTCTTTGAAGCATAACGTCGTATTTTCCGTCATCACGGTTTCAGTGGCAATAGCGATCGGACTCGCATTAGCTGCCATTTTGAACAATTATGTTTATTTGAAAACATGGATCCGGACGCTTATTTTTCTTCCGTATATGAGCAGTTTGGTGGCTATCTCCGTTGTATGGCGGGTGTTGTTCAATAGCTCGGAAGGACCGATTAATGCGTTGTTGAGAGTGGTCGGCATTTCAGATCCACCTGGCTGGCTCGCGAGTCCGGATTACGCATTAATGGCCATTATGATCATGACCATCTGGACTTACGTCGGATATGCGATGATTTTGTATATGGCCGGCCTTCAAGGGATTTCCAGGGAACTGTATGAAGCGGCCTCGATCGACGGCGCATCACCGTTCAATCAATTTACGGCTATTACCATAAAGATGCTAAAGCCAACTACATTCTTGATAGCGATTACCTTAATTAATTCCTCGCTTCAAGTTTTCGCAGCCGTGCAGGTCATGACGAATGGCGGGCCGCTTCAATCAACGATGGTGATGTCGCTTTACATTTACTCGCAAGCATTCGAGTTGAACCAAATGAGTTATTCCGCGACGGTTTCCTGGCTATTGTTTCTGGTTATTTTCCTGGTCACGCTCGTACAGTGGAGAACTCAAAAAAAATGGCAGGACCAGTACTAG
- a CDS encoding carbohydrate ABC transporter permease, with the protein MLSLSQKNTLLRSVLTVLLLSIGILMVLPFLWMASASFKNQADIFEFPIRWIPKAFDWSNYHEVWFGKVPYYVFYINSIKITFLQVLGSLVTSSLAGFAFAKLRFKFRDTIFLIYLATMIVPPQVLFVPRFILFDYLHLVNTHEAIILPGMFTVLGTFLMRQFFSTLPTELFEASKIDGAGYWRMYWQISLPLVKPALVTLLILTFTWHWNEYENPLILLRDRDLFTIPLGLLSYTDGENSTNYPLIMAASVLALAPLVIIVCLCQRWFVEGIANTGLKG; encoded by the coding sequence ATGCTCAGTCTGTCTCAAAAAAATACGCTTCTTAGAAGTGTTCTTACAGTATTGTTGTTATCGATCGGAATTCTCATGGTCCTCCCGTTTCTCTGGATGGCGTCGGCGTCGTTTAAGAACCAAGCTGATATTTTCGAGTTTCCGATTCGGTGGATTCCGAAAGCATTCGATTGGTCGAACTACCACGAAGTTTGGTTCGGTAAAGTTCCTTATTATGTGTTCTATATAAATTCCATAAAAATTACATTTTTACAGGTGCTAGGCTCGCTAGTGACCAGTTCATTAGCCGGATTTGCTTTCGCAAAGCTGAGGTTCAAGTTCAGAGATACGATTTTCCTGATATATTTGGCTACTATGATCGTTCCGCCTCAGGTGCTATTTGTCCCCAGATTTATACTTTTCGACTATTTGCATCTTGTGAATACGCATGAGGCGATCATCCTTCCTGGCATGTTTACCGTTCTGGGAACCTTCCTAATGCGGCAGTTTTTCAGCACATTGCCTACAGAGTTGTTCGAGGCCAGCAAAATCGATGGCGCCGGTTATTGGAGAATGTATTGGCAAATTTCGCTTCCGCTCGTTAAACCGGCCTTGGTCACGCTATTGATCTTGACCTTCACCTGGCACTGGAATGAGTACGAAAATCCGCTTATTTTGTTAAGAGACCGGGACCTGTTTACGATACCGTTAGGTTTGCTTAGCTATACAGATGGTGAAAACAGCACGAACTACCCACTCATTATGGCGGCATCGGTTCTTGCGCTCGCGCCTCTCGTCATCATCGTATGCCTATGCCAACGATGGTTTGTCGAAGGCATCGCGAATACGGGGTTAAAAGGCTAG
- a CDS encoding FAD-dependent oxidoreductase has product MKVKKESYQVVVCGGGLAGFCAAVAAARQGAKTVLIHDRPVFGGNASSEIRVTPHGAAAFHAYGRETGIISELLIEERARNHEHIGENGRTNSISDMVMYDMAVRTDHLTFYLNTSVLHVEKSDDRTIKSIKANVANAETELHIEGDIFIDCTGDAIVADKAGCEWRWGSEGFDEFREPHAPAEESSDTMGNSIHFRAVDMGRPVPFEAPEWAVKHENPDYFYKQGRHFYDLESGFWWIEIGVPWNTIYDNETIRHELTRHTLGIWDWMKNKDSEIKQKAANYALDWIGQVPGKRESRRVIGQYFMTEHDPANNVIFPDEVAFGGWFIDLHTPGGLLAPTAEPASAEGYPETSEYARKSYCGPYGIPFRMLVAKDVDNLMMAGRNVSVTHAALGTVRVMATTALMGQAVGVGAAIALEKRIAVHDIYKDAIRDVQQILLRDGCFLPNIQNEDKSDLARLAQVSASSSALVYGAGPETEDKTYGLRNEKEKIRRANLAEPLTHRRGQWIAIGSGNMDSLSVCLSNSTKEEQTVKAILLEVNHIWDYRTEPGQPLAEAELIVPANSQGVWVDWPLQLAHNRKDGYVRLDLDTNPNVEWHSAGTVIPGHTAAFDMGEGRMRRYMQDGGTLSFKVSPPQESYRPEQVISGVTRPHQSTNIWRSDPNQPLAQWLALKWESPQTISEVHLTFPGHLLREIHNYAPLYRDPQCPKQYDVQAWINDVWVTVARKEGNYHRLQKHILDQPVTTSQIRIVVEATNGDASAAIYEVRCYA; this is encoded by the coding sequence ATGAAGGTCAAAAAGGAAAGCTATCAAGTTGTTGTATGCGGGGGCGGATTGGCCGGTTTTTGCGCTGCCGTAGCGGCGGCCCGTCAAGGAGCCAAAACTGTGCTCATTCATGACCGCCCGGTCTTCGGTGGCAATGCGTCTTCCGAAATTCGGGTAACCCCGCACGGAGCTGCTGCGTTCCATGCTTATGGCAGGGAGACCGGTATTATCTCTGAATTGTTAATTGAAGAGAGAGCTCGCAATCACGAGCATATCGGTGAAAATGGCCGGACTAACAGCATTTCGGATATGGTGATGTACGATATGGCGGTTAGAACGGATCATCTGACTTTCTATTTAAACACCTCCGTTCTGCACGTGGAGAAGTCAGACGATAGAACGATTAAGTCCATCAAGGCAAACGTCGCTAATGCGGAAACAGAGCTCCACATCGAAGGCGACATCTTCATTGACTGCACGGGAGATGCTATCGTTGCCGACAAGGCAGGATGCGAATGGCGCTGGGGCAGCGAAGGCTTCGATGAGTTCCGGGAGCCGCATGCGCCGGCTGAGGAAAGCAGCGATACGATGGGAAATTCGATTCATTTCCGTGCCGTTGATATGGGACGTCCCGTTCCGTTCGAAGCGCCGGAGTGGGCGGTTAAGCATGAAAATCCGGACTATTTCTACAAACAAGGACGACATTTTTACGATTTGGAATCCGGCTTCTGGTGGATTGAAATCGGCGTCCCTTGGAATACGATTTATGACAATGAAACGATCCGCCATGAGCTTACCCGCCACACGTTAGGGATTTGGGATTGGATGAAGAACAAAGATTCTGAAATTAAACAAAAGGCTGCCAATTATGCTCTGGATTGGATCGGTCAAGTACCGGGCAAACGGGAAAGCCGCAGAGTCATCGGCCAGTATTTCATGACCGAGCATGATCCGGCCAATAATGTGATATTCCCGGATGAAGTCGCATTTGGCGGTTGGTTTATTGATCTTCATACGCCGGGAGGCTTGCTTGCTCCTACTGCGGAGCCCGCAAGCGCAGAAGGGTACCCCGAAACATCGGAGTACGCCCGCAAGAGCTACTGCGGTCCTTATGGCATTCCGTTTCGGATGCTGGTGGCGAAAGATGTCGATAACCTGATGATGGCCGGACGCAATGTCAGTGTAACGCATGCGGCGCTAGGTACGGTTCGCGTAATGGCTACAACCGCTTTGATGGGACAAGCAGTTGGCGTAGGAGCGGCAATTGCGCTTGAGAAACGAATCGCCGTCCACGATATTTATAAGGATGCAATTCGTGATGTTCAGCAAATCTTGCTGCGGGACGGCTGCTTCTTGCCCAATATCCAGAATGAAGATAAATCCGACTTGGCCCGATTGGCCCAGGTATCGGCAAGCAGCTCAGCGCTTGTTTATGGAGCCGGACCGGAAACGGAAGACAAGACCTATGGACTGCGCAACGAGAAAGAGAAGATAAGACGCGCGAATCTTGCTGAACCGCTGACTCACCGAAGAGGCCAATGGATTGCCATCGGTTCGGGAAATATGGACTCACTTTCCGTCTGTTTGTCCAATTCGACGAAAGAGGAACAAACGGTTAAAGCCATCTTGCTTGAAGTTAACCATATTTGGGACTATCGAACCGAGCCGGGTCAGCCGCTCGCCGAAGCAGAACTGATTGTGCCGGCGAACTCGCAAGGCGTATGGGTGGATTGGCCGCTGCAATTGGCCCACAATCGGAAGGATGGTTATGTCCGATTGGATTTGGATACAAACCCTAACGTAGAATGGCATTCAGCCGGCACAGTGATTCCTGGACATACGGCTGCTTTCGATATGGGCGAAGGAAGAATGCGCCGTTATATGCAAGATGGCGGAACGTTGAGCTTTAAAGTTTCTCCTCCGCAGGAGTCATATCGTCCCGAGCAAGTCATCAGTGGGGTTACCCGCCCTCACCAATCGACCAATATATGGCGCTCGGATCCGAATCAACCGCTCGCTCAATGGCTTGCGTTGAAGTGGGAAAGCCCGCAAACGATATCGGAAGTGCATCTGACTTTCCCTGGGCATCTGCTGAGAGAAATTCATAATTATGCACCGCTATACCGAGATCCGCAGTGTCCTAAACAGTATGATGTGCAGGCATGGATCAACGATGTATGGGTGACGGTAGCAAGGAAAGAAGGAAACTATCATCGTTTGCAGAAACATATCCTTGATCAGCCTGTTACAACAAGCCAGATTCGTATTGTCGTGGAAGCTACGAATGGCGATGCTTCTGCTGCGATCTACGAAGTGCGTTGTTATGCCTAG